A genomic stretch from Desulfohalobium retbaense DSM 5692 includes:
- a CDS encoding YceD family protein, producing the protein MSTTHWVTITNLPADGREFTFTEQSIWSEPLQEFGLPWRIVEPLRASVFLLPQKDGCYIRGSLKGELEMACHRCAEPARVPVHRDFELFEQLPDEEADDLEALTPGFLRENDEILELDVAGILWEELQLAVPDKVLCAAECLGLCPHCGANLNTNSCDCASEEGDPRMAVFRKLKVH; encoded by the coding sequence ATGTCAACAACACATTGGGTGACAATAACCAATCTCCCGGCCGATGGCCGGGAATTTACTTTTACCGAGCAGTCGATCTGGTCGGAGCCACTCCAGGAATTCGGGTTGCCTTGGCGCATCGTCGAACCGTTGCGCGCGTCGGTTTTCCTGTTGCCCCAAAAGGACGGCTGCTACATCCGGGGCTCCCTCAAGGGCGAACTGGAGATGGCCTGCCACCGGTGTGCCGAACCTGCCCGGGTGCCTGTTCATCGCGATTTCGAACTCTTCGAGCAATTGCCCGACGAAGAGGCCGACGATCTGGAGGCCTTGACGCCAGGATTCCTGCGCGAGAACGACGAAATCCTTGAACTCGACGTGGCCGGCATCCTCTGGGAAGAACTCCAACTCGCTGTGCCGGACAAGGTCCTGTGCGCAGCGGAGTGCCTTGGTCTGTGCCCGCATTGCGGCGCGAATCTGAACACCAATTCCTGTGATTGCGCCTCAGAAGAGGGCGACCCCCGGATGGCTGTCTTTCGCAAGCTCAAAGTCCATTAG
- the fabF gene encoding beta-ketoacyl-ACP synthase II, translated as MNLNRVVVTGLSALSPIGADLETTWTNLLAGKSGIGPITQFDASEYATTIAGEVSDFNVEDFIERKQARRMDRFTQFAVAATQMLFENAQWQIPEEEQGDVGTLLGCGLGGLKTIEEFHTKLMKSGPKRVSPFYIPILISNMAPGQISISTGAKGPNLVTTSACASGLHGIGYAYTDIMLGRAKAMICGGVESTITPMGVSGFNAMRALSTRNDDPTRASRPFDQGRDGFVMAEGCGLLLLESLDHALARGARIYAEVVGFGASADGYHMTAPKEDGEGMSRCMRAAIKEAGVQPEDIDHINAHGTSTALNDLCETRAIKDVFGDRATSIPVTANKSMVGHLLGAAGGLESVISVKTLDEGKIPGTINLENPEPECDLDYVADGTREQSVQYALCNSFGFGGTNATMLFKQYDGK; from the coding sequence ATGAATTTGAACAGGGTAGTTGTGACCGGCTTGTCGGCGTTGTCGCCCATTGGCGCCGATCTGGAAACGACCTGGACCAATCTCTTGGCCGGGAAATCCGGGATCGGCCCGATCACACAATTTGATGCCAGTGAATACGCCACCACCATCGCCGGTGAAGTCTCTGACTTTAATGTAGAAGACTTTATCGAACGCAAACAGGCCCGGCGCATGGACCGTTTCACCCAATTCGCCGTAGCGGCCACGCAGATGCTCTTCGAAAACGCCCAATGGCAGATTCCGGAAGAGGAACAAGGTGACGTCGGGACGCTTTTGGGCTGCGGGCTCGGGGGGTTGAAAACCATTGAGGAATTCCACACCAAATTGATGAAATCAGGTCCCAAACGGGTCTCTCCGTTCTATATCCCGATCCTGATCTCCAACATGGCCCCGGGGCAGATCTCCATCAGCACCGGCGCCAAAGGGCCCAATTTGGTGACCACCTCCGCGTGTGCCTCCGGCCTGCACGGCATCGGCTACGCCTACACCGACATCATGCTCGGCCGGGCCAAGGCCATGATTTGCGGCGGAGTGGAATCGACCATCACGCCGATGGGCGTTTCCGGCTTCAACGCCATGCGGGCCCTGTCGACCCGCAACGATGATCCGACCAGGGCCTCACGCCCCTTTGACCAGGGCCGTGACGGCTTTGTCATGGCTGAAGGGTGCGGCCTGCTCCTGCTCGAATCGCTCGATCATGCCCTGGCCCGAGGCGCCCGCATCTATGCCGAGGTTGTCGGTTTCGGCGCTTCGGCCGACGGCTACCACATGACCGCCCCCAAGGAAGACGGCGAGGGCATGTCCCGCTGCATGCGGGCAGCCATCAAGGAAGCCGGGGTGCAGCCTGAGGATATCGACCATATCAACGCCCACGGCACATCGACAGCGCTCAACGATCTCTGCGAGACCCGGGCCATCAAGGATGTTTTTGGGGACCGTGCCACATCCATTCCAGTCACCGCCAATAAATCCATGGTCGGACACCTGCTCGGTGCAGCCGGCGGTCTCGAAAGCGTCATTTCGGTCAAAACACTTGATGAAGGCAAGATCCCCGGGACGATCAACCTCGAGAACCCGGAACCCGAATGCGACCTGGACTATGTCGCCGACGGGACCCGAGAGCAGTCAGTGCAATACGCGCTGTGCAATTCATTCGGCTTCGGCGGAACCAATGCCACCATGCTCTTTAAGCAGTACGACGGGAAATAA
- the acpP gene encoding acyl carrier protein, giving the protein MAAFEKLQEIVAEQLGVSNDEVKPEASFVEDLGADSLDLTELIMAMEDEFGIEIDDEEAQKLTTVKAALDYIEANS; this is encoded by the coding sequence ATGGCTGCTTTTGAAAAACTTCAGGAAATTGTTGCCGAACAACTCGGTGTCTCCAATGATGAGGTCAAACCCGAAGCCTCTTTTGTCGAGGACCTTGGCGCCGATTCCCTGGATCTGACCGAATTGATCATGGCCATGGAAGATGAATTCGGCATTGAAATTGATGACGAGGAAGCCCAGAAGTTGACGACGGTGAAAGCCGCTCTGGATTACATCGAAGCCAACAGCTAA
- the fabG gene encoding 3-oxoacyl-[acyl-carrier-protein] reductase: protein MDAPRPAALVTGGSRGIGKAVATRLAKDGFEVLLTYVSKPDEAQAVCDDIASQGGTARALSLNIGDTEAVAAFFRDHIAGKVDLQVLVNNAGITKDGLLVRMKPADWEQVIQVNLTGSFACLQQAAKIMMKRRSGRIINIASVVAQTGNPGQANYVAAKSGLIGLTKTAALELAPRGVTVNAVAPGFIATDMTDALSDSLKEQYQQKIPLQQFGRPEDIAGTVSFLASDEAGYITGQVLGVNGGMHLN from the coding sequence ATGGACGCTCCTCGCCCGGCAGCCCTGGTCACCGGTGGGTCCCGGGGCATCGGCAAAGCTGTAGCCACCCGTTTGGCCAAGGACGGTTTCGAGGTCCTTTTGACCTACGTCAGCAAGCCTGACGAGGCGCAAGCGGTCTGCGACGATATCGCCTCTCAGGGAGGCACAGCCCGCGCCTTGTCCTTGAATATAGGTGACACCGAGGCTGTGGCCGCTTTCTTCAGGGACCATATTGCTGGCAAGGTCGACCTGCAGGTGCTGGTCAACAACGCCGGCATTACCAAGGATGGTCTGCTGGTGCGCATGAAACCGGCGGACTGGGAACAGGTCATCCAGGTCAATCTGACCGGCTCTTTTGCGTGTCTGCAGCAGGCCGCGAAAATCATGATGAAGCGCCGCAGCGGGCGGATTATCAATATCGCTTCGGTTGTCGCTCAGACGGGCAACCCCGGCCAAGCCAACTATGTCGCGGCCAAGTCCGGTCTGATCGGACTGACCAAGACCGCAGCTCTGGAACTGGCCCCCCGAGGCGTGACAGTCAACGCCGTAGCCCCGGGATTCATTGCCACGGATATGACCGACGCCCTGTCCGACTCGCTCAAGGAGCAGTACCAGCAAAAGATCCCGCTTCAGCAGTTCGGTCGCCCGGAAGATATCGCCGGCACCGTCTCCTTTCTGGCCTCTGACGAGGCCGGATACATCACGGGCCAGGTCCTTGGCGTCAACGGCGGCATGCACCTCAACTAG
- the rpmF gene encoding 50S ribosomal protein L32, with the protein MALPKKKTSRSKKGMRRSHHRVPKPTVIYCECGEPALPHRVCSSCGTYRGKQYTRTAGDEQA; encoded by the coding sequence ATGGCCCTGCCGAAAAAGAAAACCTCTCGTTCCAAAAAAGGTATGCGCCGCTCCCACCATCGGGTCCCGAAACCCACTGTCATCTATTGCGAATGCGGCGAGCCCGCGCTGCCGCACCGCGTCTGCAGCAGCTGCGGCACCTACCGGGGCAAGCAGTACACAAGGACTGCCGGGGATGAACAAGCCTAG
- the rpmB gene encoding 50S ribosomal protein L28: MSKECYFCGKKPQVGNNVSHANNKTKRRFMPNLQRVRTQLSSGQVKKVTACTRCLRSGAVTKPRI; this comes from the coding sequence ATGAGCAAGGAATGTTATTTTTGCGGCAAAAAGCCCCAGGTCGGCAATAATGTCAGCCACGCGAACAACAAGACCAAGCGTCGGTTCATGCCCAACTTGCAGCGTGTGCGGACCCAATTGTCCTCAGGGCAGGTCAAGAAAGTGACCGCCTGCACGCGCTGCTTGCGCAGCGGTGCGGTGACCAAGCCCCGCATCTAA
- the plsX gene encoding phosphate acyltransferase PlsX: protein MNKPSRPCIAVDAMGGDFGPQVVVPGALNAAKANALSLVFVGREEEIRPHLDQADTTGVEVDVVDAREVVAMSDKPSQLRRKQDTSIQKAFLQVKKGRADGVVSAGNSGASLACGMFTLGRIKGIERPALASILPTEKNPLVLIDVGANVDCKARHLFQFGLMADVLAKDVLQIESPRVGILSIGEEEGKGNALVRDAYTMLSRSSLNFVGNIEGRDIFGGDIDVAVCDGFVGNVALKISEGLAHSLSRILKRELTTGVMAKLGCLLARDGFRRFAKRVDYAEYGGAPLLGLNGIALVCHGASNAKSISSAVAMAGTFVDNNANEHLVQGLTRNKELSLYGRGNGEASEAAASQELPKASSS, encoded by the coding sequence ATGAACAAGCCTAGCCGGCCCTGCATAGCCGTCGACGCCATGGGGGGCGACTTCGGCCCCCAGGTGGTCGTTCCCGGCGCTTTGAATGCCGCGAAAGCCAATGCGCTGTCCTTGGTCTTTGTGGGACGGGAGGAAGAGATCCGTCCCCACCTGGACCAAGCCGACACCACTGGCGTGGAGGTGGATGTTGTCGACGCACGGGAAGTGGTTGCCATGTCGGACAAGCCCTCCCAATTGCGCCGCAAGCAGGACACGTCCATCCAGAAAGCGTTTTTGCAGGTCAAAAAAGGGCGGGCCGACGGGGTTGTCAGCGCTGGCAACTCAGGGGCCAGTCTTGCTTGCGGGATGTTTACCCTGGGCCGGATCAAAGGCATTGAACGCCCAGCGCTGGCGTCCATCCTGCCGACAGAGAAAAACCCGCTGGTACTGATCGACGTTGGCGCCAACGTGGACTGCAAAGCGCGGCACCTCTTTCAATTCGGGCTCATGGCCGATGTCCTGGCCAAGGATGTCCTGCAGATTGAAAGCCCCCGGGTGGGGATTTTGAGCATTGGCGAGGAGGAAGGAAAAGGCAACGCCCTGGTGCGCGATGCCTACACCATGCTCAGCCGGTCTTCCCTGAATTTTGTCGGCAATATTGAAGGCCGGGACATTTTCGGTGGAGACATCGATGTGGCCGTGTGCGACGGCTTTGTGGGCAATGTGGCCCTGAAAATCAGCGAAGGGCTGGCCCACTCGTTGTCGCGCATTCTCAAACGGGAATTGACCACGGGCGTCATGGCCAAGTTGGGATGCCTCCTGGCCAGAGACGGCTTCCGCCGATTCGCTAAACGGGTCGACTATGCCGAATACGGCGGTGCCCCGCTACTTGGGCTCAACGGGATCGCCCTTGTTTGCCACGGGGCGTCGAACGCCAAGTCCATTTCCAGCGCCGTAGCCATGGCTGGCACGTTTGTCGACAACAATGCCAATGAACACCTAGTCCAGGGATTGACCAGAAACAAGGAACTTTCCCTCTATGGGCGAGGCAATGGTGAGGCTTCTGAAGCCGCTGCGTCCCAGGAGTTGCCCAAGGCCTCCTCTTCGTAG
- the ribD gene encoding bifunctional diaminohydroxyphosphoribosylaminopyrimidine deaminase/5-amino-6-(5-phosphoribosylamino)uracil reductase RibD encodes MSDLRLPQNAKEAVMQHAVELGETGFGRTAPNPCVGAVITRNGAVMAEGYHTACGAPHAEVEAIAQARAAGVDLSECTLWVTLEPCNHHGRTPPCTKAIIEAGIRSVGIGTLDPNPHVGGGGTAFLRDQGVEVEVGILEPACRDLIADFLLWQQEKRPGVLLKLAATLDGKIATRSGHSAWVSGPEAREEVHGLRGRVDGVLVGGGTLRADNPRLTCRSERALNKQPLALVVTSRLPEAQDDLHLLRHRPQETIFWTTDDQSRTPQADALRALGCRIWDLPLTASGMLDLRAGLTHFFDQGLGHTILCEGGGRLALALAEQGLADRLRLYLAPKILGDATAINLFSGRDELDMGQALPWRFTRSRQVGADMCLELRPQTQQGAARNGAPESIPAPRSR; translated from the coding sequence ATGAGCGATTTACGCCTGCCGCAGAACGCTAAAGAAGCGGTGATGCAGCACGCGGTAGAACTGGGCGAAACCGGCTTCGGCCGAACCGCGCCAAATCCCTGCGTCGGAGCGGTCATCACCCGCAATGGAGCGGTTATGGCCGAAGGATACCACACCGCTTGCGGGGCGCCCCACGCCGAAGTCGAAGCCATTGCCCAGGCCAGGGCAGCTGGAGTGGACTTGTCGGAATGCACCTTGTGGGTCACATTAGAACCGTGCAATCATCACGGCAGGACCCCTCCGTGCACCAAAGCCATCATCGAAGCCGGCATCCGCAGCGTGGGCATTGGCACCCTGGACCCCAATCCCCATGTGGGTGGCGGCGGAACCGCTTTTCTGCGTGACCAGGGCGTGGAGGTGGAGGTGGGTATTCTGGAACCGGCATGCCGGGACCTCATAGCCGATTTTCTTCTTTGGCAACAGGAAAAACGCCCTGGTGTCCTGCTCAAACTCGCGGCCACTCTGGATGGAAAAATCGCTACCCGCAGCGGCCATTCGGCCTGGGTCAGCGGCCCGGAAGCCCGCGAGGAGGTGCATGGACTGCGCGGCCGGGTCGATGGTGTTCTCGTTGGAGGCGGGACCTTGCGCGCGGACAATCCCCGCCTGACTTGTCGCAGTGAAAGGGCCCTGAATAAACAGCCCTTGGCCCTGGTCGTCACCTCCCGCTTGCCTGAGGCCCAGGACGATCTCCACCTGCTGCGCCATCGGCCGCAGGAGACCATCTTCTGGACGACTGACGACCAATCCCGGACGCCCCAGGCCGATGCCCTGCGCGCCCTGGGCTGCCGGATCTGGGATCTGCCGCTCACCGCTTCCGGGATGCTCGATCTTCGGGCCGGACTGACACATTTTTTTGATCAAGGCCTGGGCCACACCATCCTCTGTGAAGGCGGCGGCCGATTGGCTCTGGCTTTGGCCGAGCAAGGTCTTGCTGACAGACTACGCCTGTACTTGGCCCCGAAAATCCTGGGCGACGCGACAGCGATCAATCTTTTTTCCGGCCGGGACGAACTGGATATGGGGCAGGCGTTGCCCTGGCGTTTCACCCGCTCGCGGCAGGTCGGCGCTGATATGTGTCTGGAATTACGCCCTCAGACACAGCAGGGGGCCGCTCGAAACGGTGCCCCCGAATCGATCCCAGCCCCCCGGTCGCGGTAG
- the glyA gene encoding serine hydroxymethyltransferase — protein sequence MQHLLQTDPDMAKAIDLEHQRQLSKIELIASENFTSAAVREATGSIMTHKYAEGYPGKRYYGGCEFVDMAEELARERACQLFGAEYANVQPHSGSQANMAVYFGALKPGDTIMGMDLSHGGHLTHGAPVSFSGKLFKTVFYGVDQATGIIDYEQVAEQARTHRPQLIIAGASAYPREIDFARFRAIADEVGAQLMVDMAHIAGLVATGLHASPIGHAHFTTSTTHKTLRGPRGGLILSGSEFGKTLNSQIFPGIQGGPLMHVIAAKGVAFGEALQPSFRAYQEQVVANAQALGHALTETGFDLVSGGTDNHLLLVDLTRKNITGKDAEAALDKAGITANKNTVPFETRSPFVTSGIRLGTPAVTTRGMTAEHMHQIAAWIEAALDNMDNETRLLEINKEIAAFAGEFPLFISQPGADLSS from the coding sequence ATGCAGCACTTGCTCCAGACCGACCCAGATATGGCCAAGGCAATCGATCTCGAACACCAACGGCAATTGAGCAAGATCGAACTCATCGCCTCGGAAAATTTCACATCCGCCGCCGTTCGCGAGGCCACCGGCTCGATCATGACCCACAAATACGCCGAAGGGTATCCTGGCAAGCGGTATTACGGCGGCTGCGAATTCGTGGACATGGCCGAAGAACTCGCCCGGGAACGGGCCTGCCAGCTCTTCGGGGCCGAGTACGCCAACGTCCAGCCCCATTCGGGCTCCCAGGCGAACATGGCGGTCTATTTCGGGGCCTTGAAGCCAGGCGACACCATCATGGGCATGGATCTGTCCCACGGCGGCCATCTGACCCACGGCGCTCCGGTGAGCTTCTCCGGCAAGCTCTTCAAAACCGTGTTCTACGGTGTGGATCAAGCCACTGGGATCATCGATTACGAGCAGGTCGCCGAACAGGCCCGCACGCATCGCCCCCAACTGATCATTGCCGGGGCCAGCGCCTACCCCAGGGAAATCGACTTCGCCCGATTCCGGGCTATTGCCGACGAGGTCGGCGCCCAACTCATGGTCGATATGGCCCACATCGCCGGTCTTGTCGCCACCGGGCTGCACGCCTCTCCCATCGGCCATGCCCATTTCACGACCTCGACGACCCACAAGACACTGCGCGGCCCGCGCGGCGGACTCATCCTCAGCGGTTCTGAATTTGGCAAGACACTGAATTCCCAGATTTTTCCCGGTATTCAGGGTGGACCGCTCATGCATGTCATCGCCGCCAAAGGGGTGGCGTTTGGCGAGGCCCTGCAACCGAGCTTTCGCGCCTATCAGGAGCAGGTCGTGGCCAACGCTCAGGCACTGGGCCACGCCCTGACCGAGACCGGTTTCGACCTCGTCTCCGGCGGGACCGATAACCACCTCCTGCTTGTCGATCTGACGCGCAAGAACATCACCGGGAAAGATGCTGAAGCTGCCCTGGACAAAGCCGGAATCACCGCCAACAAGAACACGGTCCCTTTTGAGACCCGTTCTCCTTTCGTGACCTCCGGTATCCGCCTAGGCACACCGGCAGTAACCACCCGCGGCATGACCGCCGAGCACATGCATCAGATCGCGGCCTGGATCGAAGCCGCGCTGGACAATATGGACAACGAAACTCGCTTGCTGGAGATCAACAAGGAAATTGCCGCCTTCGCCGGTGAATTCCCGCTATTCATCTCCCAGCCTGGGGCGGACCTCTCCTCATGA
- a CDS encoding deoxycytidylate deaminase produces the protein MTPRLPWPDYFMRIAHLVAERSTCLRRRVGAIAVKDNRILATGYNGAPAGLAHCLDIGCLREKMGIPSGERHELCRGLHAEQNVIIQAAVHGIPLKGAEIFCTTQPCLICTKMLINSNITAIYFAEGYPDALAREMLEEAGVVYERFTPAAER, from the coding sequence ATGACCCCCCGTCTGCCCTGGCCCGACTATTTCATGCGCATAGCGCATCTTGTGGCCGAGCGCTCGACATGCCTGCGGCGCCGGGTTGGGGCGATTGCGGTCAAGGACAACCGTATCCTGGCCACCGGGTACAACGGCGCTCCTGCCGGCTTGGCCCATTGTCTGGATATCGGGTGTCTGCGGGAAAAAATGGGGATCCCCTCCGGGGAACGCCACGAATTGTGCCGTGGACTGCACGCTGAACAAAACGTCATTATTCAGGCCGCAGTCCACGGCATTCCTCTCAAGGGCGCCGAGATTTTCTGCACCACGCAGCCGTGTCTGATCTGTACCAAAATGCTTATCAATTCCAACATTACGGCTATCTATTTCGCTGAAGGCTATCCCGATGCCTTGGCGCGGGAGATGCTGGAAGAAGCCGGTGTCGTCTATGAGCGATTTACGCCTGCCGCAGAACGCTAA
- a CDS encoding beta-ketoacyl-ACP synthase III produces the protein MSAHTPKILGFGHYAPSRTLTNADLEKMVDTSDDWITTRTGIKERHVAAPDEACSDLALPAARQALEQAGLTPDSLTHIFVATFTPDAYVPSAACVLQHKLGASQAMAMDLAAACSGFLYSLETARAFLAIHPEAKILVVGSEVITSRTNFTDRSTCVLFGDAAGAAVLGNQDNAIAALDDVLLGADGSLGDLLVVRGGGSGAPVALGESVDESFFVQMQGSEVFRHAVRSMASITNQVLARAGLSAKDIDLFIPHQANIRIIEALAKKLAFPIDKVYVNVNRFGNSSAASVPLALSEALQEGYIPEDATVLLASFGGGFTWGAALLKFGRGH, from the coding sequence ATGTCCGCTCACACTCCGAAAATTCTCGGCTTCGGTCATTACGCTCCTTCCAGAACGCTCACCAATGCCGACCTCGAAAAGATGGTCGACACCTCGGACGACTGGATCACCACCCGAACCGGGATTAAAGAACGCCACGTCGCCGCCCCGGACGAAGCCTGCTCCGATCTGGCCCTTCCCGCCGCCCGGCAGGCCTTGGAACAGGCTGGCCTGACTCCCGATTCCCTGACCCATATTTTTGTCGCCACGTTTACTCCGGACGCCTACGTGCCCAGCGCCGCCTGCGTTTTGCAGCACAAGCTCGGAGCCTCGCAGGCCATGGCCATGGATTTGGCCGCGGCCTGTTCGGGATTTCTCTATTCCCTGGAAACAGCCCGGGCCTTCCTGGCCATCCACCCGGAAGCCAAGATCCTGGTCGTGGGCAGTGAAGTCATCACCTCCCGGACCAATTTCACCGATCGCTCGACCTGCGTCCTGTTCGGCGATGCGGCCGGGGCGGCTGTTCTCGGCAACCAGGACAATGCAATAGCCGCATTGGATGATGTCCTTTTGGGTGCAGACGGCAGCCTCGGTGATCTGCTGGTCGTCCGCGGCGGTGGTTCTGGGGCCCCTGTCGCCCTTGGGGAGAGCGTGGACGAATCCTTTTTTGTCCAGATGCAAGGCAGTGAGGTCTTCCGCCACGCCGTGCGCAGCATGGCCTCCATCACCAACCAGGTCCTGGCCCGCGCCGGTCTTTCGGCCAAGGATATCGACCTCTTCATCCCCCACCAAGCCAATATCCGAATTATCGAAGCCCTGGCCAAGAAGCTCGCCTTCCCCATCGACAAGGTCTACGTCAACGTGAACCGCTTCGGAAACTCCTCCGCGGCTTCAGTTCCGCTGGCCTTAAGCGAAGCGTTGCAAGAAGGCTATATCCCTGAAGATGCCACGGTGTTGCTGGCGTCGTTTGGTGGCGGATTCACCTGGGGAGCAGCCTTGCTCAAATTTGGCCGGGGGCATTGA
- a CDS encoding riboflavin synthase: MFTGLILGVGTVSALDKKGDESRLRIRPHFSLTDCEYGESIAVNGVCLTVETFGRDWFTVYASAETLRRSNLGGLRPGDAVNLERALAVGDRLGGHLVSGHVDCLARIEQITAAGQSTAYTLGFPKQWGPFVVDKGSVCLDGISLTVNACTPTTLAVNIIPTTRKETTIASWQVGSQVNMEVDIIGKYVQKMVAPWSGEPAGEPETGQGLTLDFLREHGF, from the coding sequence ATGTTCACCGGACTTATTCTCGGCGTCGGAACTGTGAGCGCCCTGGACAAAAAAGGCGATGAAAGCCGTCTCCGCATCCGTCCCCACTTCTCACTGACCGACTGCGAGTACGGGGAAAGCATCGCCGTCAACGGAGTCTGCCTGACCGTGGAGACCTTTGGACGGGATTGGTTTACGGTCTACGCCTCTGCCGAAACATTGCGCCGCTCCAATCTCGGCGGCCTGCGCCCCGGAGATGCCGTGAATCTTGAGCGCGCCCTGGCCGTGGGCGACAGGCTCGGCGGCCATCTGGTCAGCGGCCATGTGGATTGTCTGGCCCGCATCGAACAGATCACTGCGGCCGGCCAGTCCACCGCCTACACCCTGGGCTTCCCCAAACAATGGGGACCGTTCGTGGTCGACAAGGGATCGGTCTGCCTCGATGGGATCAGCTTGACCGTCAATGCCTGTACACCAACGACTCTGGCCGTAAATATCATCCCGACCACGCGAAAGGAGACGACCATCGCCTCGTGGCAGGTCGGCTCTCAGGTCAATATGGAAGTCGACATCATCGGAAAATACGTCCAGAAAATGGTTGCTCCCTGGAGCGGAGAGCCGGCAGGCGAGCCGGAAACCGGCCAGGGTCTGACCCTGGATTTTCTCCGCGAGCACGGTTTTTAA